The nucleotide sequence ccgcggcggccgcgcgtcGGCTGCGAGTTTCTCTGGAATCTCTGGAATCCCTCGTCTGACCGAGGAAGAGCGGCGGGGGTGACGAGATGTCGGGGTTCGGGGACGGGTACGTCGGCACGGCTCAGGACGCCGTGAAGATCCGGCGGCTGGAGAAGCAGCGGGAGGCGGAGCGCCGCAAGATCGAGGAGCTCAAGAACAAGTCCTCCGATGGCCAGCCCGGCCTGCTCCAGTTCGGCTCCAGCACCTCCGAGGTATGGCCATCCGCCATCATATGAATCGGACTAGGCTTCTACCTTCTAGGGCACACGCGTAGGTAGGAAAATTCGCTTGCCCGTGAGGCTCAGTGACCTACTACTGATCTCCGTATTTGTGTGCGCGTGCACTCGCGAAACTAGTTTGTCTCTCACTAGAACTGGTTGTCCTTACATTTTTCTTACCATGCCTTCACATATTTTGTTGTACTTGTCATCCTAGGTTTTTAAGCGCTTGTTCTCTGGTGGTGTGATGTGAAATTGTCATTTGTAATACTCTTGGTCGATACTTGTCTTATCTCTCTTGTTTAATTTGATTAGGATGTGGATGTTATCTATACTTCTGTAGTTCTATGTTGGATTGCTACAGCTATGTGATTTGCTGCAGAATAGCTTTTGTATTGAACCACTTCTGTTATATTTTGTCTTTTAaacttaaaagaaaaaacatttcCCCCCATATATGCTTCACAATTGGCATGGTTCTGAATTATCTCATTTTCTAAAGGCACAAcagaaatttatatattttttatctgtGTTTTAGAAGCTAACACCTAACAGTATGGACTATGACTTTCAGATTCTTGAGACTGCGTTTAAGAAGGAAACAGTCGGTTTAGTTACAAGGGAGCAGTATGTCGAGAAGGTAATATCCAGATATATTTCTTACCATTCTGTCAAAAAGTGAATTTTCACCATCTAATGTTTCATCCATGTGGCTGAACAGAGGGTTAATATACGGACCAAAattgaggaagaagagaaggagaagctTCAAAAGTTGCAACAAGAGTGAGATTGGAGTCCTAGTCTATCATAATTTGTGCCATTACCTTATATGTGTATATCAaaatagtttatttattttttgttttcagGGAAGAAGAATTGCAAATGCAAAAGCGGAAAAAGAGGAGAGTGAGGGGAGATCCACGGTTATCTTTCTGTGATGAGATTGAGAATGGAAGTGATGAGGATGAATTTGAGAATCGTATGGTCCTCTTAACCTTTCTAGGGTCTTGTGATATCCTATTTTGTATTACCATGTTCTAACTTTTTTGTTAATGTTTGAACATCTCATGTGACGTCCCTTAAATGAATCAACTCGACAAACTAATTTAGTCAAAGCATCTAAGCAAAGATTGGGTCCTGGGCAGGGTTTCATTCAGAATGAACATTCTCTCTCTATTGTTTACGTTATGAATTGGCAGTTTAGTGCCATGGGGTTTGTGTTTGTACTGtcctttttttgtgtgtgtgtccTGAATCTTGATTTGTTTAAGTTTGTGAAGTTACCTTACCTGTAAAGCAAGTATGGACATTATGCTTTAAATTGTTTTACAGAAGAACCTCAAAAGAAACATGGTCCTGTCAAACTTGGGAAGGACCCTACTGTTGAGACAAGTTTTCTTCCTGACAGGTATTCTTTTAGTTTATGATTATCTTTCTGTGATGATCGATTATTTGTTTCCATGTGTTGTTTAACCTGCAAGCTGGTTGCTAAGAATGATCCATCAGGGAGAGAGAAGCAGAGGAACAAGCAGAGCGAGAGCGTTTGAAGAAACAATGGTCGCGTGAGCAGGAACTGATTAAAAGTATTGCCACAAGCTTATAGCATTAATTACCATTAGTGTTTAATCATTTCACTCTATTTTTCCCTTGTGAGTAATTTTTGCATCCTAACTGATTAGCAAAATGCCTCGTGTGTCAGATGAACCTCTGACAATTACTTACAGTTACTGGGATGGCACTGGGCATAGGAGAGTTATCCAGGTAATTTCTAACCATTGAAAAAGGTGTTCCTCTTTTGATTGTTCTGAACATGTGGACCATATGATTGAAACAACACCTATATACCTGGCAGGTCCGTAAAGGTGACTCCATTGGAGAATTCCTAAGGGCTGTTCAGCAGCAGCTTGCCCCTGAGTTCCGTGAAGTGCGGACAACATCAGTTGAGAATCTTCTTTATGTGAAGGAAGATCTTATTATCCCTCATGTATGCAAAGCTTATGTTTGTTACCTTGTCAATTGCATTGTtgtttatgtatttttttactcTTATTTTAATCCCATGTTTGTTGTTTTGGTAACAGCAACATAGCTTCTATGAGTTGATTATCAACAAAGCAAGGGGCAAGAGTGGACCGGTAATGCATGATTTGTTAGTACTCCTGTGGTATTTGTTTTGATAAAATATGTTGATAGCTTATATATAATTCATTCATATGTATAATCACTTTATTTTAAGACATGGATGTCACAACATAGAACTTCGGTTCTTCTGCGGACAGGATATTTTTCTGTTTGTCCAGACGAATATTGATGACCTGAGTTAATCATTTGCTGACACTTGTTTTTCTGTCCTTTCTTTCTCAGCTTTTCCACTTTGATGTTCATGAGGATGTGCGGACCATTGCTGAtgcaacaaaagaaaaggacGAGGTAACATGTCTACCGATATCTTGTATTTGTAGTTCCCAATGTTGCATTCTAAGTTTCTACCTCATGCTTTATGACTGTAGTCTCATGCGGGAAAAGTCGTAGAGAGACACTGGTATGagaaaaacaaacatatatttCCTGCATCAAGATGGGAGGTTGGACATTCACCTTTTTATCCTTTCATTCTTGTACAAGGCATAGATATTCTTTGGAGTAACAACTAGCCTGTCTTGCAGATCTATGATCCTACCAAGAAGTGGGAGCGTTACACGATCCATGGAGATTAAAAATCATAATAATATACAGCAGAAATTGAGAGCCTTGAACCTGCGCATGTTTCTACTTTGGATTTCTGCAACAGTTATTACAGTAATTGTACGGTTGTGCCAAAGATCATTAGTGTTTGGAAAGAATTCACACTCTAACTGTATGCTTTTTACCATTTTGTGGAACGCCAATTCCATGTAACTGAACTAATGTTCAAATCAACTAGCTGTGAATGTTTTCATACTCGTTTTGGATATCCGTTTGCGTGGGAGTATGGGAGATTGCATTTCAGATTATCTTCTCTTGAGATGTGTATGGTTTCAAATAGCTTACGCATGTGTTTAGTTATAGTGTATTCACATTTCGATGATATGTGATTTAGTGCACgctgtcttttttttctcatttaacTGTTCATGGACATTCTACTCTTCTGAAATGCGAAGAAAATCACAATACATaacttgagtagtagtagtacgtcCCTTTTGAACTGATATAACCAGTAGTTTTCCATTTATTTTTTGGGAAGGTATCAATACCTATTAACAAAGTTATCCTGAATTAGAGTGTTAGACAGAGTACAGACTGAAAAAGTTTGGCTGCATTCCACCTAATGCAACCTGTTGGATCTGTTGAACAAATGAACATGACCAAATGACCCCAACTACACTACAATCTCTAACTGAAACTTGGGCTAATTAATCTTGGATTAAAACTTCAGATTCCCTCTACTCCATCCATCTCCATGCAATGCACACCTTTCTCCTACTACCACTACACCTGAGAGTTGCTCCACAAAAAAGCTGCACCAAATCCTCCTCTTGCCTCCATTAAAACCCTACCCCCTCCATTGCCAAGCTCCTCACACCTCACCACCATTTTCACCATGTCTTCTTCACTTGCTGTCCTCCTGCTCGTGatgcggctcgccgccgccatggccgcctctCCCAAAAGCTACATATCAAGAACCACCGAGCAGCAGGTGATCGCCACCGTCGCGCCCGCCGTGGACGTCGGCCAGAGCGCGCAGCCTTTCCTCACCTCGCCGTCTGGGTCGTACGCCGCGtacctccgccgcgccgtggaCAGCTCCGCCGGTGGCCCGGGCGCCGACGCGTGCTACGTCCAAATCCAgcaggctggcggcggcgccggcggtggtggcagcgTGTGGGAGTCGGAGTGCACCCTtgtcggcggcgccgacgcgtgCGACCTGGCGTTCTCGCCGGTGGGGCTCGAGCTCTTCGCCGGCGGGCACTCTCTCTGGGACACCGGGATCGACGCCGAGCCGGGAACGCTGAGccttgacgacggcggcgacatgaGGATCGTGAGCAAGGACGGCGTGTCGGTGTGGCAGGCGAGCGGCGAGCCGTGGACGGGGCAGCAGtgcggcgcggccgcgccggtctcgccgtcgccgacgatggacgtgctcccgccgccgtcgaccacaACCACAGCGAAGCTTctgacgccgccggcgtcgaccctcgccggcgccgggagCTCGGACCTGTCTTTCGGAGACCAGCTCGCGCCACCGGTTGACACGTCGCTGCCCGCCTCGCCCGACCAGCCACCGGTTGACACTATGCCTGACCAGCcattgctgccgccgccgccagctgaCGCGACACCCGCCACGCCGGACttgccgctgccaccaccaccgccggccgACACGTACCCTGTCTCTCCTGACCAGCCGCTGtactcgtcgccaccgccggctccgaCGGCATTTGTTCCTCACACGCCATTGCCACCCGTCGACGTGCCTGCTCTCTCCCCGCCATTGCCGCACGGCAAGACACCTTCCGGCGCACCAGGTGGCATAGCACTCCCGCCTGCTgcgcccgccggcggcggcatgccgCAGCAGCACGGTTCGCCGCACCACCTGCCACTgggagcgtcgccgccgccggaggccgCCGCGGTGCCGGACGCGCTGGCGCCGAGCGctggccatggcgcggcggcgggggggctCCCGATCGGGGGGCAGGGGCAGCAGCAGGGCGCGTTTGGACAGCACCAGGTGCTGAACGGCGCGGGGCAGCCATTGGAGGACAGCTCCGGCGAGCGGCCAAGAGGAgcgcacgccgccgtcgtcgtcacctcCGGCTTGGTTTCTCTACTGATTGCACTTGGATTTGGCTTCTAAATTTTACCCCCTTTCTTGAAGATTTTTATGGTGTTTCTTTCCTTGTCAGTGATTTGTCAAATTTGTAGCAAGAAAGCATGTCATGTTCGTAGAAAGACAATTTGTGTgacattgttgttgttgccagAGTGTAAGTAGGGATTATAATAATGTTTTGTGTTCTTGCAAATGTACTATGTATATCCCTGTTAATGAAATGAAAATCCTCAAGTTTTATCAAACCAACAGAtgttccttttaaaaaaaaaaacaacagacAGGTCATATTTTCTGAATTCTACAAGGTGTTGCACTGTTGCTGAATTTGATGCTGAAGTAACGAACGGTGTCCTACagtagctagctaagctaattCAGTTGTGAGGAATGTCGACCGATGATGTGCTGGACTCCATCCGCTTGGTTCTCGACCGCACGTTGTTTGTCTGCAAATCACAGACCTAAACATTGTTAACATTCTCTGCCACTGATTTCTCTCTGCAAATTTTTCTACTTTGTTGTAGGCTGACGACGGTGTATGTACGAAAGATTTCTTGTGCAGGTGACTGATGTCTGAATGTCTGAGACTCTGACGATGATTGCAGATTGCTGAAAACCATAACAATCAGTGGTTACTAGCTAGGAGTATGAAGCAAAACAAGCATACTACAGTACTTCCTACAAATTCAGGTCAGAAATTTTAAGAAGGTATAATAACTAAATAACCAGATTGATCGCACATGAACTTGTAACCCTGAAAGTGAAACTACTCGTATGATCGTTATTGCTCTCGCCAATAAACAAACTCGAATCATCCTACTAAGCTACGTTTGTCCACAGCTAGCAAAATTGAGCTAAACACCTACTAAGTACCCTATTACAGCTGATGAGTACTCGTAGCAAAATCAAATCGCAGGAAGCACGCGGGACTCGCCGGCGACGGACAGGAAGCcaatgtcgccgccgccgccgccgtgcctctcgacgctctcgccgtcgccgcagtaATCCTCCTTGGCGTCGTCGTCCGGGCCCTCGACGCGCGCGACGACGGGTGCGCGGCAGACGGGGCAGGTGGGCGCGCGCGTGAGCAGCCACCGGTCGACGCACTCCCTGTGGAACCCATGCCCGCACGCCGGCAGCACGCGCACCTCGTCCCCGGCGGCGTACTCCGCCAGGCACACCGCgcagtcgccgctgccgccctcctcgtcggcgccgccgccgccgccgtcgcggggcGGCATCTGGACCACGTGCACCGGGATCCCGTCGAGCGCGCGCTTGGTCTCCTCGGACGGCTCGGGGCGCACCGACGACGACCCGCCGtcttctcgccgtcgccgcccgccgccgtcgcagaaGCAGGCGTAGAGCGCGGTGAGCGCGATGTAGGAGACGCTGGCGACGAAGAGCACCGTGGTGGTCACCCCCAGCGCCCGCACCATGTGCGCCCGCTGCGCGCGGTCCATCGAGTGGGCCGAAGCCGAACCCAagcccggcagcggcggcggcgaggcggtgccgGCGCCGAGGAGACGGCGCCCGCATGGCTGCATAGCCACCGCTCTCGTGGTGGTGCACACTGATGGAGATGGTGGAAGTGTGTGTGAGAACGACGCGGGTTTTAACGAGGCTGtagcgcgcgcgcgcaccgtACGCGGCACGCGTGCATGGCCAGGTGGGGGAAGCAACAAACGGGGAAGTGGACCGCGCGGATGCTTCAATTCGTCGTCGCGCCTGTGTAGCGGAAGGGAAATTCCCGTGTGCGCACGCGACGTACGCCGCAGCGTGCACGCGGACGCGGGGAGATGGGCGAGATACTAGCTGTTTGTTTGGGCTGTTTCTTCCGTGCGCGAGGCCGCGCCGCGAATGCGCAATCGCCCGCGAAGTCGCGTTGGCTGGCTGGATGGTGGCTAGCTGTCAGGCGTCAGCCGACGCGAGGCGTCGAGGAGGTAACCAATCTGCGTGCTGGGCTGGGGGGAGTAATACGGTGCGTGCATCTCTAGGTAGGTTGGGGAGAGGTAGCAGCCAGCCCAGCGCTGTGCATTGCAATTCTgcgttgaattttttttttcgatcgCATCACTGTCAGTGTATCTCGGTTCCTAAATGTGGTGACTCTGGAAATCTCAGGGAAATCGCATGGGGCGATCGAACACTAcccgcgaaaagaaaatttttggatggggttttcggatacgaataaaaaatttaattttacaattcatctgaaaaccgcgagacgaatcttttgagcctaattaaaccGTAATTAGCAAatgtggattactgtagcatttatggctaatcatgaactaattaggcttaaaagattcatctcgtgatTTTTATGcaaactgtataattagtttatgtttttatctatatttaatgctcgatgcatgtgtttaaagatttgatgtgatgtttttagaaaaaaaaaattgaaaactacAGCAGGCCTTTGATTTGAAACACGTAGCATTACCAACACATCCGAGCTTGTACTCCATGGTTATTATTGCGTTCGTGAACGAAGAATCGTGTGAACGAAGAAGCCTGGACAATTTGGCGTGCATGCAGTTCGGTGTGTACTGGTTACTACTCCAGTGCAAATTTGTCTTTCTGTTGCCAACTGGTCTCCATCTGCACAAAGCTGTCGATAGGCATTATCTCCGGAATACAGACGTTCGATGGATTTGAACCGTGCAATACAACTCTACACTCTACAGCAACGCGCCCGCTGAATTTGGGTTGCCAAGGCCAACAAAAATTCATATCGTTTCGCACCATGCAATCCAGCAGTACGCCAAACCTTCCGAGCTGGCTAGAGCACTCAGCACTGCACGTGAGAAGAAACCAACCGGGCCTATGTTCTGTAAGCCCAACTTTTCTTCCAAGCCCATGTCCATGCAGTCGATGATtagtggaataagttcatctgaggtcccttaacttatcaacgaatccgattttcgtccctcaaccaAAAAACCAGACACAACGGGTCTCTCagctatcaaaaccggtgcagataacgtcactcggcggttttggaggcggttttggctgacgtggcacctacgtcgagcaatttgatccggaaaaaataataaaacccatgggacccacatgtcaattccacacacaaaataataaaaaaaaagtgggcccacttgtcattctcatccctcttcttcctcctctctctctccccatttccctccatctctctcccATATCCTCTCTCCAGGCGCAACGGAGAGGCAGTGGggcatggcggccggcgggagaggagggagcggcgcggcagcggaggCATGGCTCCGGCGGCTGTGGGCGGaagaggaaggggcggcggagcttcttttctctctctcggtctctcctctctccacgcCATAGatccctccctctcccactTACCCGCAGCCATGGCGGAGGACGCCcccagagccgccgccgctgccgagggGAGCCAGCATGCATCGGCCGCGGAGAgaggctccgccgccgctcccgcggcACCAGTCGCCAAGGCCGCGGAGGTGCTGCTCCCGTCCCTCAGCATCTGGCCGCTATCGCAGcgcacgccggcgaggagcagaCATTGATTTGattccaagattttttttttgagcaagGGTCAAGACCCCCATACCAGTACAGGTTCAGCCAAAGCGGCAAGCGATTTGATTCCAAGATAGTATCAGCTTAGCTAGCAGTGGCTAGCTAGCCATGAGCAATAGTGGCAAGGAGCAGCGGCGGATGGACCGGTTCATCGTGatcctcttctcctccacctGCCGCAATGGATCCAGCGTGGACGTCGTCGATGGAGGCGGCAAGAGCGGCAAGAAGCCCCAAGGTTCGTTGTTTGGAGTCTTGGATGCTTATTCTTCACTTCTGCTCGATCTTGTCGATTGTTTTTTGTGGGGTGATTTAGGAGTTTGGTATTAGTGATGCTGTGTGCGTgtctaggcggcggcggcgagggtggcggcgcggcggaccaCCACCGCCAGCACGTGGCGCACATCGGCTGGGATGGCAGCACAAACACCACCACCAGCCTCCGCTCATGgaaccgcgccgcgccgcggtcctcctcctcctccaccaccaccgcgtccACCTCCTCAGCcttggcggcgccggcgacatcaAGAAGgagtcggcgccggcggggccTCGGTTGTGCAGCTCCTGTCCTGCCGTCTGCCGCAGCTAGGGCCAACTCCCACCGCCCCTTCCTCTTACGCCCATAGCTGCCGGAGccttgcctccgccgccgcgccgctccctcctctcccgccggccgccgtgcacCACTGCCTCTCCATCGCACCTGGAGAGAGgataggggagagagatgaagagagggagatggagggataggaggaggaagaagaagaggggtgagaatgacatgtggggcccacgtgggccccaccatttttattaatttatgtgtgaaactgacatgtgggtcccacgagttttattatttttccggattGAATTGCaacgtaagcgccacatcagcgccacgtcagatgaagaccgagttaaATTAACCACGTAGGCTCCACGTCatccaaaaccgctgagggacctcatctgcaccggttttaatagttgagggacccgttgtgtatggttttctggttgagggacgaaaatcagatttgttgacaagttaagggatcttagatgaacttattgcATGATTAGTTAGTCTGAGGCCCATGTGAATAGACACAAGCAAGGCCTGTACATAGTGTCGGCCCAAGTAAACAGAACTGAAGCCTTCAGAAATAAGTGGGCTATTGTAGGCTATGTAACTGGACCTTCTGGAATCCCAGCAAATTCAGATAGTGCTgacctgtattttttttattttattttggattCAGTCGTGTTAGTTGACATGTCGCGGTCACCATGGATAAAGAGAGCATGTGTACTCTTTGATTTCTACTTTAAAAACAGTTTCAATTGATTTGTTGATTAGGACAATTGGGGCTTATAGTCCAATAAGCGAGATAAAACCCTCCCGTTTTATCAATTCATTGCTGATTGATATTCTTTTTTCGAAACGCGGTACAATGAGTTATTAAGATTTTCTGTTAAGTCACATGATCTTAGCGGTAAAAAGGAAAACTATCCATTTTCATGGTTCACATGAAGCTCTATTATAACGCAGGTTCATATAAGTTACTGGTAAACATAAATAATTCAAAACCGTCTCCAACTCGAAGTAACATTAACGAATTAATTCATTCATCTAACGCACAAAAAGAAATAGAGGGAACACAATCAAATACCAATTTGATCCTCTCCATTACCCTCGTTACGAACGATCACAACAAAACGAGCACTTTGCGATTATTCCTTTGTACACGAGCAATTTCACCACTATATACATTTCAACAATTAAATCACACACGAACGCCCAACACATGCATGATAATAAATCATTCATAAATCACGTGTCTAACACGAACAACACAAACTAATCTGTACGTACGCTGCGACACCGGCGAAACGAAGCAAATCCTCTAAACGCGGCGACCCCTCTAATTACTACAGGGCCCGGCCATGCAATCTCACGCGGCGCCGTCGACGCGGGCCTTGGTGACGCCGGCGCAGGCGTCGACGAAGTCGCCGTCGATGAAGTCGGTGGAGAACACCTGCAGCTTGTCGCCGAGGCCCTTGGCGAAGACCTCGGCGATGAAGAGGCGGGCGTAGCCGTGGATCCGCCGCGTGACCGGCCGGACGCAGAGCACCGGGTTGTCGGCCTGCGGCGTCACCGTGTTCTCCACCCGGTAGAAGAACCTCCGGTCGGCCACCGGCGGCTGCTCGCCGAGGAACTTGACGTTGCTCTCGAACTTGGTCTCCGGCAGGTCGGTGTCGATCCAGTTGTCCCTGAGGTAGCCGGCGCTCCACAGCGGCTCGCCGGGCTTGGGCGCCGGCGACTTGCGCGGCTTCCACACGCAGATGAGCCGCCGCGGGAGGAGCTCGGCGATGGTCTTGTGGAACACCGCCTCGTCCTGCGGGATCAGGTGCTCGCCGAGCTGCTCCACCAGGTACCTGCCGAACTCCGGCGGGTCGTCGTGGCCGAACTCGGTGCGCACCTCGAGGATCACCACCTCCGACGCCGTCTCGCCGAGGAACCTCCTCACGTCGTCGAGCACGACGTCGACGGAGTAGGTTGCGAGCACGCCGTGGCAGACGCGCCGCTCCTCCTGGACGCGCACGTCGATGACGCGGGCGCCCGCGGCGAGCTGCTCGTACACCGACAGCGACTGGCACTGCGCGAAGGGGCGCGTCACGAACGGGATGCCGATCTTGTTCGTCGCCGAGTCGTGCGTCCCCGGCCACACCAGCTGGTGCACGCGCAGCCGCTCCGGCCCGAGCTCCGCCATCCACGTCTTCCGGTCGGCCGGCCGGTGCTCGCTGCCGGGgaacgcctcgccgccggcggacaGCCGCGTGGCCAGCGCCTGCTTCTCGCTGGTGACCAGCTTCCGGCGGTTCACCTGCGACGAGAAGAAGGCGCCCATGGCTTCCAGAGGGTTGCCGCCCTTCTTGCCGGAGTCGCTATTGGAGGAAGACGACATGATCGATCAAGCACTATAAATAAACCAAGGATTTAATCCGGCTACCTCTGACCTGGAAGGTCGCTGTAAGCTCGAGACTAATTGCAACCAGCAAAATATCTCTCGAAAACTATATAGATATATCGATCGATTAGTGCATGGA is from Oryza sativa Japonica Group chromosome 9, ASM3414082v1 and encodes:
- the LOC4347694 gene encoding protein XAP5 CIRCADIAN TIMEKEEPER; protein product: MSGFGDGYVGTAQDAVKIRRLEKQREAERRKIEELKNKSSDGQPGLLQFGSSTSEILETAFKKETVGLVTREQYVEKRVNIRTKIEEEEKEKLQKLQQEEEELQMQKRKKRRVRGDPRLSFCDEIENGSDEDEFENQEPQKKHGPVKLGKDPTVETSFLPDREREAEEQAERERLKKQWSREQELIKNEPLTITYSYWDGTGHRRVIQVRKGDSIGEFLRAVQQQLAPEFREVRTTSVENLLYVKEDLIIPHQHSFYELIINKARGKSGPLFHFDVHEDVRTIADATKEKDESHAGKVVERHWYEKNKHIFPASRWEIYDPTKKWERYTIHGD
- the LOC9267513 gene encoding proline-rich receptor-like protein kinase PERK2, with amino-acid sequence MSSSLAVLLLVMRLAAAMAASPKSYISRTTEQQVIATVAPAVDVGQSAQPFLTSPSGSYAAYLRRAVDSSAGGPGADACYVQIQQAGGGAGGGGSVWESECTLVGGADACDLAFSPVGLELFAGGHSLWDTGIDAEPGTLSLDDGGDMRIVSKDGVSVWQASGEPWTGQQCGAAAPVSPSPTMDVLPPPSTTTTAKLLTPPASTLAGAGSSDLSFGDQLAPPVDTSLPASPDQPPVDTMPDQPLLPPPPADATPATPDLPLPPPPPADTYPVSPDQPLYSSPPPAPTAFVPHTPLPPVDVPALSPPLPHGKTPSGAPGGIALPPAAPAGGGMPQQHGSPHHLPLGASPPPEAAAVPDALAPSAGHGAAAGGLPIGGQGQQQGAFGQHQVLNGAGQPLEDSSGERPRGAHAAVVVTSGLVSLLIALGFGF
- the LOC4347695 gene encoding probable E3 ubiquitin-protein ligase ATL44; translation: MQPCGRRLLGAGTASPPPLPGLGSASAHSMDRAQRAHMVRALGVTTTVLFVASVSYIALTALYACFCDGGGRRRREDGGSSSVRPEPSEETKRALDGIPVHVVQMPPRDGGGGGADEEGGSGDCAVCLAEYAAGDEVRVLPACGHGFHRECVDRWLLTRAPTCPVCRAPVVARVEGPDDDAKEDYCGDGESVERHGGGGGDIGFLSVAGESRVLPAI
- the LOC107278482 gene encoding uncharacterized protein; this encodes MSNSGKEQRRMDRFIVILFSSTCRNGSSVDVVDGGGKSGKKPQGGGGEGGGAADHHRQHVAHIGWDGSTNTTTSLRSWNRAAPRSSSSSTTTASTSSALAAPATSRRSRRRRGLGCAAPVLPSAAARANSHRPFLLRP
- the LOC4347696 gene encoding uncharacterized protein, whose product is MSSSSNSDSGKKGGNPLEAMGAFFSSQVNRRKLVTSEKQALATRLSAGGEAFPGSEHRPADRKTWMAELGPERLRVHQLVWPGTHDSATNKIGIPFVTRPFAQCQSLSVYEQLAAGARVIDVRVQEERRVCHGVLATYSVDVVLDDVRRFLGETASEVVILEVRTEFGHDDPPEFGRYLVEQLGEHLIPQDEAVFHKTIAELLPRRLICVWKPRKSPAPKPGEPLWSAGYLRDNWIDTDLPETKFESNVKFLGEQPPVADRRFFYRVENTVTPQADNPVLCVRPVTRRIHGYARLFIAEVFAKGLGDKLQVFSTDFIDGDFVDACAGVTKARVDGAA